In one Cloacibacillus porcorum genomic region, the following are encoded:
- the msrB gene encoding peptide-methionine (R)-S-oxide reductase MsrB, whose product MRKSIFQLLVFSLILVVGAAVFTLRAAESREDNGKTHSKEARMTVVKDPTYTKKAGEEVIYLAGGCFWGLEKYMEGIPGVIDAVSGYANGRTDDEVNYRQVCTGTTGYKETVRVVYDPKRVSLETLLFAFFKIIDPSVRDSQGNDVGTQYQTGVFYADDASEAVVRRVADIEKGRAEEGFYVLIEPLRIFHRAEEYHQDYLTKNPGGYCHITREEMDEAKDIKVDAAPYRKPSDDELKNRLTERQYAVTQKSATEPPFDNEYYNNEERGIYVDVVTGEPLFSSKDKYGSSCGWPAFTKGIDDGAMIYKEDGSFGMRRTEVRSRAGDSHLGHVFTGDRESPNGTRYCINSAALRFIPYEDMDKEGYGEFKKYVE is encoded by the coding sequence ATGAGAAAGAGTATATTTCAGCTTTTGGTATTTTCGTTGATATTGGTCGTCGGCGCGGCGGTTTTTACGCTGCGCGCGGCTGAATCCAGGGAAGATAATGGAAAGACTCATTCAAAGGAGGCGCGGATGACAGTGGTAAAAGATCCAACATATACGAAAAAGGCGGGAGAAGAGGTTATCTACCTCGCGGGAGGATGCTTCTGGGGGCTTGAGAAATACATGGAGGGCATACCAGGAGTGATCGACGCCGTATCCGGATACGCGAACGGCAGGACGGACGACGAGGTGAATTACAGGCAGGTCTGCACCGGCACGACCGGCTATAAGGAGACGGTGCGCGTCGTTTACGACCCGAAGAGGGTATCGCTTGAGACGCTGCTCTTCGCCTTCTTTAAGATAATCGACCCCAGCGTTCGGGACAGCCAGGGAAACGACGTCGGCACGCAGTACCAGACGGGTGTCTTCTATGCGGACGACGCCTCGGAGGCCGTCGTCCGGCGTGTCGCCGATATCGAGAAAGGACGCGCGGAGGAGGGTTTCTATGTGCTTATCGAGCCGCTGCGGATCTTTCACCGGGCGGAGGAGTATCATCAGGACTATCTTACGAAAAATCCCGGCGGGTACTGCCACATCACGCGTGAGGAGATGGATGAGGCGAAGGATATCAAAGTCGACGCTGCCCCGTACCGTAAGCCGTCGGACGACGAGCTGAAAAACAGGCTGACGGAGAGGCAGTACGCGGTCACCCAGAAAAGCGCCACCGAACCGCCCTTCGACAACGAGTATTATAATAACGAAGAGCGCGGCATCTATGTTGACGTCGTGACGGGAGAGCCGCTCTTCTCCTCAAAGGACAAGTACGGCAGCTCCTGCGGCTGGCCGGCCTTTACGAAGGGCATCGACGACGGCGCGATGATCTATAAAGAGGACGGCTCATTCGGCATGCGCCGTACCGAGGTGCGCAGCCGCGCGGGAGATTCACACCTTGGCCACGTCTTTACCGGTGACCGCGAGTCGCCGAACGGCACGCGCTACTGCATAAACAGCGCCGCCCTGCGTTTCATTCCCTACGAAGATATGGACAAAGAGGGATACGGCGAATTTAAGAAGTATGTGGAATAG
- a CDS encoding DUF2000 domain-containing protein → MEVQNEKCVMVIDEELPLGLIANTAGIIGITLGRHRPETVGPDVLDKSGRAHLGVIEFPVPILRAGKEKLRAIRARLYEPEFSALLTVDFSDVAQSCKNYEEYIEKSAAVEEDELHYFGIGICGAKKLVNRLTGDLPLLR, encoded by the coding sequence ATGGAAGTTCAGAATGAAAAATGCGTGATGGTGATAGACGAGGAGCTGCCTCTGGGGCTCATCGCAAACACCGCGGGGATCATCGGCATCACGCTGGGAAGACACCGGCCTGAGACCGTCGGCCCAGATGTGCTCGATAAGAGCGGTCGGGCGCACCTTGGCGTGATTGAGTTTCCCGTGCCGATACTGCGCGCCGGTAAGGAAAAACTGCGCGCCATAAGAGCCAGACTATACGAACCGGAATTTTCCGCGCTGCTGACGGTGGATTTTTCCGACGTCGCTCAGAGCTGCAAAAATTACGAAGAATACATCGAGAAATCCGCCGCCGTGGAGGAGGACGAACTCCATTATTTCGGGATCGGGATATGCGGCGCGAAAAAACTCGTCAACAGACTGACCGGCGACCTGCCTTTGCTTAGGTAA
- a CDS encoding AraC family transcriptional regulator → MAAEGEERRVYYDGDLEIEAYRLSGIVQKFPNHFHDCYVIGLMIGGRRHLWCRGAEYDLSAGDIVLFNPRDNHCCSPIGGEALDYRAVNIGPQVLSRLLRETGLGAEELCFAKNVLFQSDIAQPLAALYDAVAERAPKMEREEALFFLLEQLIDECAAPRSESGGDERIRLACGYLEEHFAENVALGDLTALTGYGKSYLIRSFTKETGLSPYRYLQTVRLGRAKRFLESGVPPVEAADLAGFADQSHFTNFFKEFTGVTPKQYQRIFCSGVAPSKGDA, encoded by the coding sequence ATGGCGGCCGAGGGAGAAGAGCGCCGCGTCTATTACGACGGCGATTTAGAGATCGAGGCGTACAGGCTCAGCGGGATAGTGCAGAAGTTTCCGAATCACTTTCACGACTGTTATGTGATCGGGCTGATGATTGGCGGCAGACGCCATCTCTGGTGCCGCGGCGCCGAGTACGACCTGTCGGCGGGGGATATCGTCCTCTTTAACCCGCGCGACAACCATTGCTGCTCGCCGATTGGCGGGGAGGCTCTCGATTACCGTGCCGTGAATATCGGGCCGCAGGTGCTTTCACGGCTGCTGCGAGAAACGGGGCTTGGCGCTGAGGAGCTCTGTTTTGCGAAAAACGTGCTCTTTCAGAGCGATATTGCCCAGCCGCTGGCGGCTCTCTACGACGCCGTGGCGGAGCGCGCTCCGAAAATGGAGCGCGAGGAGGCGCTCTTTTTTCTGCTTGAACAGCTTATCGATGAGTGCGCCGCGCCGCGAAGCGAAAGCGGCGGCGATGAGCGGATAAGGCTGGCCTGTGGCTATCTGGAAGAGCATTTCGCTGAAAATGTCGCCCTCGGCGACCTCACGGCGCTGACCGGATACGGCAAGTCTTACCTCATACGTTCGTTTACTAAGGAGACGGGACTCTCTCCATACCGCTACCTCCAGACCGTACGGCTCGGCAGGGCTAAGCGTTTTCTCGAAAGCGGCGTGCCGCCCGTCGAGGCCGCCGACCTGGCGGGCTTTGCCGATCAGAGCCATTTTACCAATTTTTTTAAAGAATTTACCGGCGTGACGCCAAAACAATATCAGCGGATATTTTGTTCCGGCGTCGCCCCGTCAAAGGGAGATGCGTGA
- a CDS encoding nitroreductase family protein yields the protein MKDFYELAQRRQSCRNFKDKAVDGELLVRCVKAASLAPSACNSQPWKFVIVTNDEKKGALAKLVQEIGLNKWAEAAPAFIVVAEEAAPVLMPIVVEHYDSKRYSEGDVGMATAYLILEAAEQGLGCCIIGTFNDADVKALLGLPEGDTVRAVVALGYAADESVRQKKRKDVSEIAKIID from the coding sequence ATGAAGGATTTTTACGAACTGGCACAGCGCCGTCAGAGCTGCCGCAACTTTAAGGATAAGGCGGTAGACGGCGAACTATTGGTGCGCTGCGTGAAAGCGGCCTCGCTTGCTCCCTCGGCCTGCAACAGCCAGCCCTGGAAGTTCGTCATCGTTACGAACGATGAGAAAAAGGGCGCGCTCGCGAAGCTGGTGCAGGAGATCGGACTCAATAAATGGGCGGAGGCGGCTCCGGCATTTATCGTCGTCGCCGAAGAGGCGGCGCCGGTACTGATGCCGATCGTCGTCGAACATTACGACTCGAAGCGCTACTCCGAGGGAGACGTTGGCATGGCGACGGCCTATCTCATTCTTGAGGCGGCGGAACAGGGGCTTGGCTGCTGCATCATCGGCACCTTCAACGACGCCGATGTTAAAGCTCTGCTGGGGCTGCCGGAGGGCGACACCGTGCGCGCGGTCGTGGCGCTCGGATATGCGGCGGACGAGTCCGTGCGTCAGAAGAAACGCAAGGATGTCAGCGAGATCGCGAAGATCATCGACTGA
- a CDS encoding metal-dependent hydrolase, translating into MPKLRYLGHSAFYIEGTGLKGLIDPFLTGNPKAAAKAADFTDINAIFLTHTHGDHLGDTVEIALRTGATVYTCNETAAWLTSKGVKTEGMHIGGRARFPFGRVKLTPAWHGDPIIEDGETRYGGIACGFVIEVDGKRVYHAGDTGLTMEMKLLEAEKIDVACLPIGGYFTMDITDAARAVDFIHPIKAIPMHYDTFPKIKANPEDFSMAVAEADLLGTEIVILAPGQTLEF; encoded by the coding sequence ATGCCGAAACTTCGTTATCTTGGACACAGCGCATTTTACATTGAGGGTACGGGGCTCAAGGGGCTCATCGACCCATTTCTTACAGGCAATCCCAAAGCGGCGGCTAAAGCGGCCGATTTCACCGATATCAACGCGATCTTCCTCACCCACACGCACGGCGACCACCTGGGCGACACCGTCGAGATAGCCCTGCGCACGGGCGCGACCGTCTATACCTGCAACGAGACTGCGGCCTGGCTCACCTCCAAAGGCGTCAAGACCGAGGGGATGCATATCGGCGGACGCGCGCGGTTTCCCTTCGGCAGGGTGAAGCTCACCCCCGCCTGGCACGGCGATCCTATTATTGAGGACGGCGAGACGCGTTACGGCGGCATCGCCTGCGGCTTCGTCATTGAGGTGGACGGCAAAAGGGTCTATCACGCGGGCGACACGGGGCTGACGATGGAGATGAAGCTACTTGAGGCGGAGAAAATAGACGTCGCCTGCCTGCCGATCGGCGGCTATTTTACGATGGATATCACGGACGCGGCGCGCGCCGTCGACTTTATTCATCCGATCAAGGCGATCCCGATGCACTATGATACCTTCCCGAAGATAAAGGCCAATCCCGAGGACTTTTCAATGGCCGTCGCCGAGGCCGACCTGCTGGGGACGGAGATTGTGATTCTGGCTCCCGGCCAGACGCTCGAGTTTTAG